Proteins from a single region of Stutzerimonas stutzeri:
- a CDS encoding NAD(P)-dependent oxidoreductase, which produces MLNAETPRLKFALYGAHDDLGSALLVELLSRQHEAVALLDDLNSIVARPGLRTKPGNPFDAVSVSESAAGMDAVVCLFQTPRLPGANATTGESPQRDFYQAVEALLLGLERAKVERLLLVADFPAIELQPEVEAALQRLIAHPLRWTLVDAPSAGNQLTVEALAEAAGKGDANPYRELQRIAAGIVDELENPQHIHQRIHFSG; this is translated from the coding sequence ATGCTCAACGCTGAAACGCCGCGATTGAAGTTCGCCCTTTACGGTGCGCATGACGACCTAGGCAGTGCGCTGCTGGTGGAGCTGCTCAGCCGCCAGCATGAGGCCGTGGCATTGCTCGACGACCTCAATTCGATAGTTGCCCGGCCTGGTCTGCGGACCAAGCCGGGCAATCCGTTCGATGCAGTGAGCGTCAGCGAGAGCGCGGCCGGGATGGATGCGGTGGTCTGTCTGTTTCAGACGCCGCGCCTACCGGGTGCCAATGCCACTACCGGCGAGTCGCCCCAGCGCGATTTCTACCAGGCGGTCGAGGCGCTGTTGCTCGGGCTGGAGCGCGCCAAGGTCGAACGCCTGCTGCTGGTTGCCGACTTTCCGGCAATCGAGTTGCAGCCAGAGGTCGAGGCTGCCCTGCAACGACTGATAGCCCATCCGCTGCGCTGGACGTTGGTGGATGCGCCGTCAGCGGGCAATCAGTTGACCGTCGAGGCGCTGGCCGAAGCCGCTGGCAAGGGCGACGCCAATCCCTATCGGGAATTGCAGCGTATTGCCGCCGGCATCGTCGACGAACTGGAAAACCCCCAGCACATCCATCAACGCATTCACTTCAGCGGCTAG
- a CDS encoding DUF883 family protein: MSRFSKATTREEVQHEIDSLMRALDELKHDAAHDSRKRLSALRSRAESLWHDNDWDEHYADISRRTREASRAARECAKEHPLGTLALAAGAFAVIGYLITRR, translated from the coding sequence ATGTCCCGTTTCAGCAAAGCCACCACCCGCGAAGAAGTCCAACACGAGATCGACAGCCTGATGCGCGCGCTCGATGAGCTCAAGCACGATGCCGCCCACGACTCGCGCAAGCGCCTGAGCGCACTGCGTTCGCGTGCCGAGTCACTCTGGCACGACAACGACTGGGATGAGCACTATGCCGATATCTCCCGACGCACCCGCGAAGCCAGCCGTGCTGCGCGCGAATGCGCCAAGGAGCATCCGCTGGGTACCCTCGCCCTGGCGGCCGGCGCCTTTGCCGTGATCGGCTACCTGATCACCCGTCGCTGA
- the pbpG gene encoding D-alanyl-D-alanine endopeptidase yields MNFRRTLASVLFACLASLPAIHAQAAKPTVQELASGSALLVDLNTNEILYSSNPDMVVPIASVTKLMTAMVALDAKLSLDQALPVTIRDAKEMQGVFSRVRIGSEISRREMLLLTLMSSENRAAASLAHHYPGGYPAFIQAMNAKARALGMTRTHYVEPTGLSERNVSSANDLVKLIRASRQYPLIQQFSTTDEKTVAFRKPNYTLGFRNTNALVRKNNWDIQLSKTGFTNAAGHCLVMSTTMKQRPVAFVVLDAFGKYTHMADANRLKKWLETGTVTPVPAAALAYKQQKQAQRQLAGQPADAAQALLDAR; encoded by the coding sequence GTGAACTTTCGTCGTACCCTCGCCAGTGTGTTATTTGCCTGTCTGGCCTCGCTGCCGGCCATCCATGCCCAGGCCGCCAAACCGACCGTCCAGGAACTCGCTTCCGGCAGTGCGCTGCTAGTCGATCTGAATACCAATGAAATCCTGTATTCCAGCAATCCCGACATGGTCGTGCCGATCGCCTCGGTGACCAAGCTGATGACCGCCATGGTTGCGCTGGACGCCAAGCTGTCGTTGGATCAGGCACTGCCGGTGACCATCCGTGATGCCAAGGAAATGCAGGGCGTGTTCTCCCGCGTACGCATCGGCAGCGAGATCAGCCGCCGCGAGATGCTGCTGCTGACCCTGATGTCCTCCGAGAACCGTGCTGCGGCGAGCCTCGCCCACCACTATCCGGGCGGTTACCCTGCGTTCATCCAGGCGATGAACGCCAAGGCGCGGGCGCTGGGCATGACCCGCACGCACTATGTCGAGCCCACCGGGCTGTCCGAGCGCAACGTCTCCAGCGCCAATGACCTGGTCAAGCTGATCCGCGCCAGCCGTCAGTACCCGCTGATCCAGCAGTTCAGCACCACTGACGAGAAGACCGTGGCCTTCCGCAAACCCAACTACACCCTCGGTTTTCGCAACACCAACGCTTTGGTACGCAAGAACAATTGGGACATCCAGCTGAGCAAGACCGGCTTTACCAACGCCGCCGGCCATTGCCTGGTGATGAGCACCACCATGAAGCAGCGCCCGGTGGCCTTCGTGGTGCTCGATGCGTTTGGCAAGTACACCCACATGGCCGACGCCAATCGCCTGAAGAAGTGGCTGGAAACCGGTACCGTCACCCCGGTACCCGCCGCGGCGCTGGCCTACAAGCAGCAGAAGCAGGCGCAGCGCCAGCTCGCCGGCCAGCCCGCCGACGCGGCGCAGGCGCTGCTCGACGCCCGCTGA
- a CDS encoding DUF2946 family protein, which yields MTRRRLPAWLASLALLIHLLSMPLSGLLPAETKRLLGWSGHCPLMQAQVQQAHSLHQPTTHGEHEPSAHGGMPPCCCCAGSVGLAALPGAAPQLPQHTAGHLARLAESRVHRPSPRQQWPALNPRASPLA from the coding sequence ATGACACGCCGCCGCCTCCCTGCCTGGCTCGCCAGCCTGGCCCTGCTGATCCATCTGCTGAGCATGCCGCTGTCGGGACTGCTGCCGGCAGAGACCAAGCGGCTGCTCGGCTGGAGTGGGCATTGCCCGCTAATGCAGGCGCAGGTGCAGCAGGCGCACTCGCTGCACCAGCCGACGACCCATGGCGAGCATGAGCCGAGCGCTCATGGCGGGATGCCGCCTTGCTGCTGCTGTGCCGGTTCGGTGGGACTGGCGGCGCTGCCCGGTGCAGCGCCGCAACTGCCGCAACACACCGCCGGCCACCTGGCCCGGCTCGCCGAATCACGCGTCCATCGACCGTCGCCACGGCAACAGTGGCCAGCCCTCAACCCTCGCGCTTCCCCCCTCGCCTGA
- a CDS encoding TonB-dependent receptor, translating into MLDHPAHPSRRPALLRLFIVAIAAAYLPTSLADTAASALSLGSSTVTATQSGGGLPTSSVISSVDLLGGDILEQQPVLYSWELFRRAPGVMLTEFGQGTSSGKLSFRGFNGEGEVNAVKLLIDGIPSNSNDGNMPYLDMLFPLEIDGIEVVRGTNDPRYGLYNIAGNVAVQSRIGGDYGKARLRYGSYDTQELQLAKGIESGNWTQNYFIGQQKSDGYRDHAGSERTSLSGKWFYTPDAGNWRLGLIARHYEAEADEPGYLSREDARHSPRQSYALSSSDMGERRMNQLSLHLDSQLASDLSWATKVWLNTLDDDRWVRFSQAQPQQRRTSEEKQYGARTSLTYRPDVSWLHDLALEGGLDTEQQRNRSERYTTVERQVVSQTRDQRFDYDSYGAYLQAVIQPVESLKIIPAFRVDRIRGDFTDELSGSDYAINDYGSIEQPKISLIYTPIEQLSLYGNWGRTFQIGTGAAAYKVPPRTSDLSPSINDGWETGIKFSPAHWIDGRVAYWEQVATDEVRRRLNDPSGESENLGQTRRWGYDAQLNLYPASDLNLWLAHSWQFSEIEKADPSLPASQGQQIDHVPQRLYSAGSTYQATPDLQLSAWLNGQTDYYLERENTQGKFGGYVLFNLGVSYQLTEQLAVDLQLKNLTDRYYEYVWYDGAETLHAPGDGRALYAAMTLDF; encoded by the coding sequence ATGCTCGACCATCCTGCGCACCCTTCGCGGCGCCCTGCGCTGCTCCGTCTGTTTATCGTGGCCATCGCCGCCGCCTATCTGCCGACAAGCCTTGCCGATACCGCCGCCTCCGCGCTATCGCTGGGCAGCAGCACCGTCACCGCGACCCAGTCGGGTGGTGGCCTGCCGACCAGCAGCGTGATCAGCTCGGTCGATCTGCTCGGCGGCGACATCCTCGAACAGCAGCCGGTGCTCTACAGCTGGGAGCTGTTCCGTCGTGCGCCTGGGGTGATGCTCACCGAATTCGGCCAGGGCACCAGCTCCGGCAAGCTGTCCTTTCGCGGCTTCAATGGCGAGGGCGAGGTCAATGCGGTCAAGCTGCTGATCGACGGCATCCCCAGCAACAGCAACGACGGCAACATGCCCTATCTGGACATGCTGTTCCCGCTGGAAATCGACGGCATCGAGGTGGTGCGTGGCACCAACGATCCGCGCTACGGCTTGTACAACATCGCCGGCAACGTCGCCGTGCAGTCGCGCATCGGTGGCGACTACGGTAAGGCGCGGCTGCGCTACGGCAGCTACGACACCCAGGAGCTGCAGCTGGCCAAGGGCATCGAAAGCGGCAACTGGACGCAGAACTACTTCATCGGCCAGCAGAAGAGCGATGGCTACCGCGACCATGCCGGCAGCGAGCGCACCAGCCTGTCCGGCAAATGGTTCTACACGCCGGATGCCGGTAACTGGCGCCTTGGCCTGATCGCCCGGCACTACGAGGCCGAGGCCGACGAGCCCGGTTACCTTTCCCGTGAGGACGCACGACACTCGCCACGCCAGTCCTACGCGCTGTCGTCCAGCGACATGGGCGAGCGGCGCATGAACCAGCTCAGCCTGCATCTGGACAGCCAGCTGGCCAGCGATCTCAGCTGGGCGACCAAGGTCTGGCTCAACACCCTGGACGACGACCGCTGGGTGCGTTTCTCCCAGGCCCAGCCGCAACAGCGGCGCACCAGCGAGGAGAAGCAATACGGCGCACGCACCTCGCTGACCTACCGGCCGGACGTGTCCTGGCTCCATGACCTGGCGCTCGAAGGCGGGCTGGATACCGAACAGCAGCGCAACCGCAGCGAGCGCTACACCACCGTCGAGCGCCAGGTCGTGAGCCAGACCCGCGACCAGCGCTTCGACTACGACAGCTACGGCGCCTACCTGCAGGCGGTAATCCAGCCGGTGGAATCACTGAAGATCATCCCGGCGTTTCGCGTCGACCGCATTCGCGGCGACTTCACCGACGAGCTGAGTGGCAGCGATTACGCCATCAATGACTACGGCAGCATCGAGCAGCCGAAGATCAGCCTGATCTACACCCCCATCGAGCAGCTGAGCCTGTATGGCAACTGGGGCCGGACCTTCCAGATCGGCACTGGCGCGGCCGCCTACAAGGTGCCGCCGCGCACCAGCGATCTCTCGCCGTCGATCAACGATGGCTGGGAGACTGGCATCAAGTTCAGCCCGGCGCACTGGATCGACGGGCGCGTCGCCTACTGGGAACAGGTGGCCACTGACGAGGTGCGGCGCCGGCTCAATGACCCCAGCGGTGAATCGGAAAACCTCGGGCAGACCCGCCGCTGGGGCTACGACGCCCAGCTCAACCTCTACCCTGCCAGCGATCTGAATCTGTGGCTGGCGCACTCCTGGCAGTTCTCCGAAATCGAGAAGGCCGACCCGAGCCTGCCGGCCAGTCAGGGCCAGCAGATCGACCACGTGCCGCAGCGGCTGTACTCGGCCGGCAGCACCTACCAGGCGACGCCGGACCTGCAGCTCAGCGCCTGGCTCAACGGCCAGACCGACTACTACCTCGAACGCGAGAACACCCAGGGCAAGTTCGGCGGCTACGTACTATTCAACCTGGGCGTCAGCTACCAGCTGACCGAGCAGCTGGCCGTCGACCTGCAGCTGAAGAACCTCACCGACCGTTACTACGAGTACGTCTGGTACGACGGCGCCGAGACACTGCATGCGCCGGGTGATGGCCGCGCGCTGTATGCGGCCATGACTCTGGACTTCTGA
- a CDS encoding PepSY domain-containing protein — MKRYLYLAHRWLGIALGLFVLLWIVSGVVMLFVGYPKLTPEEHLSRLQPLSGDCCVAPGAALAASADPRTPLSLRLTGAGGSPRYLLDYGDGPLLVVDARSGKRIEHIGAAEALASARQFADGAEVRLLDQVEEDAWTRNHALARERPLYRVQADDAEGRLLYVSSHTGLVVRDATAHERAWNLLGAWLHWLYPLREVMPKALWSVALVYGALLAAVLVLLGMLIGLLRWRFAGRYRNGSHSPYPTGAGRVHHVGGLLAGVVLLVWLVSGMLSMEPWGLFEKRSTIEAAALRSTPLNAEAVKTDLVSALARFREADIEPVELQWHMLGEQPYLVGLDSRGETRILPVASAGPAQEHLERAVLERQVREAWPEQPLHFDWLEQEDFHYYARSEPSLYSHLPRRLPLLRVRFDDPAVTWLHIDPYSGTVIEQLDQRRRAVRWVFKLLHSWDWLPLLQRPLLRDGLLLAFSAGMLAIAVSGVLLGWRRLRARPRRARARTVRAVQPPRLP; from the coding sequence ATGAAACGCTATCTGTACCTCGCACACCGCTGGCTGGGCATCGCCCTGGGCCTGTTCGTCCTGCTCTGGATCGTCAGCGGCGTGGTGATGCTCTTCGTCGGCTACCCCAAGCTGACGCCAGAGGAGCACCTGTCACGCCTGCAGCCGCTAAGTGGCGATTGCTGCGTCGCACCAGGCGCAGCGCTTGCCGCCAGCGCAGACCCGCGCACGCCGCTCAGCCTGCGTCTGACCGGTGCCGGTGGCTCGCCGCGCTATCTGTTGGACTACGGCGACGGCCCGTTGCTGGTGGTCGATGCGCGCAGCGGCAAGCGGATCGAGCACATCGGTGCTGCCGAGGCTCTGGCCAGCGCGCGGCAGTTCGCGGACGGCGCCGAGGTGCGCTTGCTCGATCAGGTCGAGGAGGATGCCTGGACGCGCAACCACGCCCTAGCCCGCGAGCGACCGCTGTATCGCGTACAGGCGGACGATGCCGAAGGGCGTCTGCTGTACGTTTCCAGCCACACCGGGCTGGTGGTGCGCGACGCCACTGCCCACGAGCGCGCCTGGAACCTCCTGGGCGCCTGGCTGCACTGGCTCTATCCGTTGCGCGAGGTGATGCCGAAGGCGCTCTGGTCGGTGGCGCTGGTCTACGGCGCGTTACTGGCTGCGGTGCTGGTGCTGCTGGGCATGCTGATCGGGCTGTTGCGCTGGCGCTTCGCCGGGCGTTACCGCAACGGCTCGCACTCGCCCTACCCGACCGGCGCTGGCCGTGTGCACCACGTCGGCGGGCTACTGGCCGGCGTCGTGCTGCTGGTCTGGCTGGTCAGCGGCATGCTGTCGATGGAGCCCTGGGGGCTGTTCGAGAAACGTTCGACCATCGAGGCCGCCGCGCTAAGAAGTACGCCGCTGAACGCAGAGGCGGTCAAGACGGACCTTGTCTCCGCACTGGCCCGATTCCGCGAGGCCGATATCGAACCGGTGGAGCTGCAGTGGCACATGCTCGGCGAGCAGCCCTATTTGGTCGGCCTCGATTCCAGGGGCGAGACGCGCATTCTGCCCGTGGCATCCGCCGGGCCGGCGCAGGAGCACCTTGAGCGCGCGGTGCTGGAGCGCCAGGTCCGCGAGGCCTGGCCGGAACAGCCGCTGCACTTCGACTGGCTGGAACAGGAGGATTTCCACTACTACGCCCGCAGCGAACCAAGCCTTTACAGCCATCTGCCGCGCCGCTTGCCGCTGCTGCGGGTGCGTTTCGACGATCCGGCCGTGACCTGGCTGCACATCGATCCCTACAGCGGCACCGTGATTGAGCAGCTGGACCAGCGCCGGCGTGCGGTGCGCTGGGTGTTCAAGCTGCTGCACAGCTGGGACTGGCTGCCCTTGCTGCAACGGCCGCTGCTGCGTGACGGCCTGCTGCTGGCGTTCAGCGCCGGCATGCTGGCGATCGCCGTCAGCGGCGTACTGCTGGGCTGGCGCCGCCTGCGCGCTCGACCAAGGCGAGCCCGGGCGCGGACAGTGCGCGCCGTTCAGCCGCCGCGGTTACCGTAG
- a CDS encoding alpha/beta hydrolase, which translates to MRVPLLSAWRSLSGFGLLLGTLFFCAALTPSLVPRSTLSQGVLAGAALAVGYGLGVLWRWLWRYLDLPERPEHLRERVNLVIAAICVPLAGYFLSQVAGWQNAVRALMGMEPVSSAHLIEVVLTALATFLILLTLARLYRLLSRFISRHADRVLPRRVANVIGVLVALALFWSLATDVLVAQTLRVLDASFAQYDALIEPETAPPDSPLKSGSAASALRWEELGRTGRGFIGSGPSAADISAVSGQPALEPIRVYVGLRAAETPRQRARLALNELQRSGAFERSVLVLVTPTGTGWIDPAAMNAVEYLHHGDIASVALQYSYLNSPLALLVEADYGRDVARALFAEIYAYWTQLPSERRPRLYLHGLSLGALHSQRSWELHELLGDPIHGALWSGPPFRSDLWRSLTDSRNEGSPEWRPQFRDGRFVRFMNQQGTPEPADAPWGPMRLLYLQYASDPITFFDHRYAWRRPDWMSEPRGPDVSPSLRWFPLVTMLQLAVDMAVTTPTPPGYGHVYAPADYVDAWRIVSAPAGWSDAALQRLKQHLAQELARASEEDSEEAAYGNRGG; encoded by the coding sequence GTGCGTGTTCCCCTGCTTTCCGCGTGGCGATCGTTGTCCGGTTTTGGCCTGCTGCTGGGCACGCTGTTCTTCTGCGCAGCGCTGACGCCTTCGCTGGTGCCACGCTCGACACTAAGCCAGGGCGTGCTGGCCGGCGCGGCGCTGGCGGTCGGCTATGGCCTCGGTGTGCTCTGGCGCTGGCTGTGGCGCTATCTGGACCTGCCGGAACGCCCCGAGCATCTGCGCGAACGGGTCAATCTGGTGATTGCCGCCATCTGCGTACCCTTGGCGGGCTACTTTCTCAGCCAGGTCGCCGGCTGGCAGAACGCGGTGCGTGCGCTGATGGGCATGGAGCCGGTAAGCAGTGCCCATTTGATCGAGGTGGTCCTCACCGCGCTGGCGACCTTTCTCATTCTGCTGACGTTGGCCCGCCTCTATCGACTGCTATCGCGCTTCATCTCGCGACATGCCGACCGTGTGCTGCCGCGCCGGGTGGCCAATGTCATCGGCGTGCTGGTGGCGCTGGCGCTGTTCTGGTCGCTGGCGACCGATGTTCTGGTGGCACAGACGCTGCGGGTGCTGGATGCTTCGTTCGCCCAGTACGACGCACTTATCGAGCCGGAAACGGCGCCGCCCGATTCGCCACTGAAAAGCGGCAGTGCGGCCTCCGCGCTGCGCTGGGAAGAACTGGGCCGCACCGGTCGCGGCTTTATCGGCTCCGGTCCATCCGCGGCAGATATCTCGGCGGTGAGCGGCCAGCCCGCGCTGGAGCCGATTCGCGTCTACGTCGGCCTGCGTGCCGCCGAAACGCCGCGCCAGCGCGCCCGGCTGGCGCTTAACGAACTGCAGCGCAGCGGCGCCTTCGAGCGCTCGGTACTGGTGCTGGTGACGCCAACCGGCACCGGATGGATCGATCCCGCTGCGATGAACGCCGTGGAATACCTGCACCATGGCGACATCGCCAGCGTCGCATTGCAGTATTCCTACCTGAACAGCCCACTGGCATTGCTGGTGGAGGCGGACTACGGCCGCGATGTGGCCCGCGCGCTGTTCGCGGAAATCTATGCCTACTGGACGCAGCTGCCGTCCGAACGCCGCCCGCGTCTGTATCTGCACGGGCTGAGCCTCGGCGCCCTGCATTCACAACGCTCGTGGGAGCTGCACGAGCTGCTCGGCGACCCCATCCATGGTGCGCTGTGGAGCGGGCCACCGTTTCGCAGCGACCTGTGGCGCAGCCTCACCGACAGTCGCAACGAAGGCAGCCCGGAGTGGCGCCCGCAATTTCGCGATGGCCGTTTCGTGCGCTTCATGAACCAGCAGGGCACACCGGAGCCCGCCGATGCACCCTGGGGACCGATGCGCCTGCTCTATCTGCAGTATGCCAGCGACCCGATCACCTTCTTCGACCACCGCTATGCCTGGCGCCGGCCGGATTGGATGAGCGAGCCGCGCGGGCCGGACGTGTCGCCGTCGCTGCGCTGGTTTCCTCTGGTGACCATGCTGCAGCTGGCGGTAGACATGGCAGTGACCACACCGACACCGCCCGGCTACGGCCACGTCTACGCACCGGCCGACTACGTCGATGCCTGGCGGATCGTCAGCGCCCCGGCAGGCTGGAGCGACGCCGCGCTGCAGCGCCTGAAGCAGCATCTGGCCCAGGAGCTGGCCCGCGCCAGCGAGGAGGACAGCGAAGAAGCCGCCTACGGTAACCGCGGCGGCTGA
- the treS gene encoding maltose alpha-D-glucosyltransferase, whose amino-acid sequence MTTPDNSYIQWLVDQSMLHAARERSRLYAGQARLWQRPYAQSRPRDASAIGSVWFTAYPAAIITPEGCSVLETLGNDRLWSALSELGVQGIHNGPMKRSGGLSGREYTPTIDGNFDRISFDIDPKLGTEEQMLKLSRVAAAHNAIVIDDIVPAHTGKGADFRLAEMAYGDYPGLYHMVEIREEDWELLPDVPPERDSVNLEPPVVDRLHEKHYIVGQLQRVIFFEPGIKDTDWSVTGEVTGVDGKVRRWVYLHYFKEGQPSLNWLDPTFAAQQLIIGDALHAIDVAGARMLRLDANGFLGVERRAEGTAWSEGHPLSVTGNQLLAGAIRKAGGFSFQELNLTIDDIAAMSHGGADLSYDFITRPAYHHALVTGDTEFLRMMLREVHAFGIDPASLIHALQNHDELTLELVHFWTLHAYDHYHYKGQTLPGGHLRELIREELYERLTGEHAPYNLKFVTNGVACTTASVIAAALNIRDLDAIGPAEVEQIQRLHILLVMFNAMQPGVFALSGWDLVGALPLAAEEVEHLMGDGDTRWINRGGYDLADLAPETSVSAEGLPKARSLYGSLAEQLQTTGSFACQLKRILSVRQAYDIAASKQILIPDVQAPGLLIMVHELPAGKGVQITALNFSAETISETVCLPGVAPGPVVDIIHERVEGDLTENCELTFNLDPYEGLALRVVSAASPVI is encoded by the coding sequence ATGACTACTCCAGACAATAGCTATATCCAGTGGCTGGTCGACCAGTCCATGTTGCATGCGGCCCGTGAGCGGTCGCGTCTATACGCCGGCCAGGCGCGACTCTGGCAGCGGCCCTACGCCCAGTCCCGCCCGCGTGATGCCAGCGCCATAGGCTCGGTATGGTTCACCGCGTACCCGGCGGCGATCATCACTCCCGAGGGTTGCTCGGTGCTCGAAACGCTGGGAAATGATCGGCTGTGGAGCGCGCTGTCCGAACTCGGGGTGCAAGGTATCCACAACGGCCCGATGAAGCGCTCTGGTGGCTTGAGCGGACGCGAGTACACGCCGACCATCGATGGCAACTTCGACCGCATCAGCTTTGATATCGACCCGAAGCTGGGCACCGAAGAGCAGATGTTGAAGCTCAGCCGTGTCGCTGCCGCGCATAACGCCATCGTCATCGACGATATCGTCCCGGCTCACACCGGCAAGGGCGCGGACTTCCGCCTTGCGGAAATGGCCTATGGCGACTATCCGGGGCTCTACCACATGGTCGAGATCCGCGAAGAGGACTGGGAACTGCTGCCCGATGTGCCGCCTGAGCGCGATTCGGTCAACCTTGAGCCGCCGGTAGTGGACCGTCTGCATGAAAAGCACTACATCGTAGGTCAGCTGCAGCGGGTGATCTTCTTCGAGCCCGGCATCAAGGACACCGACTGGAGCGTCACCGGGGAAGTCACCGGGGTCGACGGCAAGGTCAGACGCTGGGTCTACCTGCATTACTTCAAGGAAGGTCAGCCGTCGCTGAATTGGCTCGATCCGACGTTCGCCGCTCAGCAGCTGATCATCGGCGATGCCCTGCATGCCATCGACGTGGCTGGGGCGCGCATGCTGCGCCTGGACGCCAACGGCTTTCTCGGTGTCGAGCGGCGCGCCGAGGGCACTGCCTGGTCCGAAGGTCATCCGCTCTCGGTAACCGGCAACCAGCTGCTCGCCGGCGCGATCCGCAAGGCCGGTGGCTTCAGCTTCCAAGAGCTGAACCTGACCATCGACGATATCGCCGCCATGTCCCACGGCGGCGCCGACCTGTCCTACGACTTCATCACCCGGCCGGCCTATCACCACGCGCTGGTCACCGGCGACACCGAGTTCCTGCGCATGATGCTGCGCGAAGTGCACGCCTTCGGCATCGACCCAGCCTCGCTGATCCATGCACTGCAGAACCACGACGAGCTGACCCTGGAGCTGGTGCATTTCTGGACCCTGCACGCCTACGACCACTACCACTACAAGGGCCAGACGCTGCCCGGCGGGCATCTGCGTGAGCTGATCCGTGAGGAGCTGTACGAACGGCTGACCGGCGAGCATGCGCCCTACAACCTCAAGTTCGTCACCAACGGCGTGGCCTGCACCACCGCCAGCGTGATCGCAGCAGCGCTGAACATTCGCGATCTGGACGCCATCGGTCCGGCCGAAGTGGAGCAGATCCAGCGCCTGCATATCCTGCTGGTGATGTTCAATGCCATGCAGCCCGGTGTATTCGCCCTCTCCGGCTGGGATCTGGTTGGCGCCCTGCCGTTGGCCGCCGAAGAGGTCGAGCACCTGATGGGCGACGGCGACACTCGCTGGATCAATCGTGGCGGCTATGACCTGGCTGATCTTGCACCGGAGACCTCCGTCTCTGCAGAAGGACTGCCGAAGGCGCGTTCGCTATACGGCAGCCTGGCCGAGCAGCTGCAGACCACGGGCTCGTTCGCCTGCCAGCTCAAGCGCATCCTTAGCGTGCGGCAGGCCTACGACATCGCCGCGAGCAAGCAGATCCTGATACCTGATGTGCAGGCGCCGGGGCTGCTGATCATGGTCCATGAGCTGCCGGCCGGCAAAGGCGTACAGATCACTGCGTTGAATTTCAGCGCCGAGACCATCAGCGAAACCGTCTGCCTGCCCGGCGTTGCGCCCGGCCCGGTAGTGGACATCATCCACGAGCGCGTCGAAGGCGACCTCACCGAGAACTGCGAGCTGACCTTCAACCTCGACCCCTACGAAGGTCTGGCCCTGCGTGTGGTGAGCGCTGCATCGCCGGTGATCTGA
- a CDS encoding DUF4157 domain-containing protein, translating to MSFTKLLRCTPLLLAFVAFASERASAQIACPPGQQPICFSGTCLCVPGSATDTQAVYDRVQRMTTLALQNWIQQSRDRLIAGGVEPMPLHIRSQLEPFFDLAVLESAHYRVGDEVALNAGNTLLRNPDVNAVTLIDVIVFRHASDAQDNVALWAHELKHVEQYLEWGVAEFARRYTLDHRAVERPAYALEREVEEALLEAEAQR from the coding sequence GTGTCGTTCACCAAGCTTCTTCGCTGTACGCCCCTGCTGCTCGCATTCGTAGCGTTTGCTAGCGAGCGGGCTTCGGCGCAGATCGCCTGCCCGCCCGGCCAGCAACCGATCTGCTTCAGCGGCACTTGCCTATGCGTACCCGGTTCGGCAACCGATACCCAGGCGGTATACGACCGCGTACAGCGCATGACCACGCTGGCGCTGCAGAACTGGATCCAGCAGTCGCGGGACCGCCTGATCGCCGGCGGTGTCGAGCCGATGCCGCTGCATATCCGCTCGCAGCTCGAACCCTTTTTCGATCTCGCCGTGCTGGAAAGCGCGCACTACCGCGTCGGCGACGAGGTGGCGCTGAATGCCGGCAACACCCTGCTGCGCAACCCCGACGTCAACGCCGTCACCCTGATCGACGTCATCGTCTTCCGCCATGCCAGCGACGCGCAGGACAACGTCGCACTCTGGGCCCATGAGCTCAAGCACGTCGAACAGTATCTGGAATGGGGCGTCGCCGAGTTCGCACGGCGCTACACGCTGGACCATCGCGCCGTTGAGCGCCCAGCCTATGCCCTGGAGCGCGAGGTGGAAGAGGCTTTGCTGGAGGCAGAAGCGCAGCGCTGA